From the genome of Prunus persica cultivar Lovell chromosome G8, Prunus_persica_NCBIv2, whole genome shotgun sequence:
ATTCAGAGAACCCAAAAGCAGAAAAGTTAGGGAGAAACCATGAGGATCAGAAAGTGCCCATTTGATGAATTCAGATCATAAAATCAAATGAGCCACAATTTTAGAAATCCAAATGCACTAACTGGGTTACCTCAACAACTAAATTCCCAATCAAAATTGAGATTTAGACAATCAACCAACCCCATGCAAAACACTCAACCCAATTGACCAAACTGAATTTCAAAACCCACATGCACCAACCAgatgaaaatctcaaaacccagATTGAAAAAGCTTGGAAACCAAACTGaaaacttgaaaagaaaaaggaaaaaaaagccCAGATGATGAAGACCAAAAGCATGCATGTAAACTGTAAAGAAAGATCAAAATCAATGCAAAGAGCCTAGAGCATACTTGTACTTGTTGGGAATGTTCCTGATCATAACAGTGGTATTGTCTCCACCACGTACCACAGGCAACACATCCGAGAATTGTTTGCTCCTCACCTTGTTGGGCCCAAGCCAATTATTTCCCATGCCATTACTTTTCCAATTATCAAAACCTTTATCATAACTATTGACAAACCCCAACCTTGGCCTCACTTCCCTTTCCTTCTCACACTTACAATAAGTACCCCTTCTGCTTTCATTAAAACTGCTCCCTAGACCTCCATGACCAAAAGAGCACCGCTTTTTATTCCTATAATACCCCTTGACCGCCCTTGGCCTTGGTGAACGAGACACTGTCTTGGCCTCTTGGTTCTGGACCCCACGGAGGCCATGCTCTTCATGAGGTAGGGTAAGAGTTGGCTCAGTTGATGGTTGCAGAAAGTTGAGAGGGGCTTGTTGGGTACTTTGGGTAGGGAAAAGTGGGTTGAAAGAGTAATTAGTATCGGAGGAGGTAAAGTTAGTATCAAAGGTGGTGGTGTTTGTTTGATGAAAGTAAGAGAAGTAGAAGGAGGAATATTGGTTAGGGTTTACCAGAGGCGGTTGGGGGTAAAAGTAGGAGGGGATTATTGAACCAGAGAGTGAGAATAGGTTTTGGTTAGGGAAGAACTCGGGGGCATATGGGTTCAAACCCTGAAACCCTCCTGTGATTTGAACAGCCAtggaagaaacaaaagagGTTTGGAAACTTTGGGaaacagacagacagacagagagagattgaaagaggttttttggctaaaaaggCTGAGAGATGAGAAGTACACTGGAAAGGGGAAAAGACTCAAAAGCTTGCCTTTTTGCTGATGTGAAGTGAGGCttgtccctttttttcttgggttaCTCACTAGTTTTCTACTACTCTCACGCCCAGTAAGACAGAACTATAGGTGCTGCATGTTTCTGggcttttggtttttgttgccTTCTTTTTAAGGAGTATGAGTCTAGGATCTGTGTATACAAAAACTTCCAAATATATGATTCTTTTCATCATTGTGTTAATTGCGTTTCAAGTCATAAatcaaatttggattttttattttggcaagTAATAATGGTTTAACTAACTAATTACTTAAGAGAGCGTTTTTGACAGTTCGAACTTAACTTTtagtagttttttttattaatattaaatatttaatttggagTTTTACAAACGAAACTTAGAGTGTCAAACAAGGTCTAAAACATGATTattgataagaaaaattaggtattagacataattaactttaCTAATTATTATTTGAGACATTGGgcatttttgtttgggttttaatacCTAAAAAAGGATTGTTATTTTGGATTAGGCCAAAGAGGAGGCCCAGATTCGTTGGGCatgtctaaattataaaggtaaaatataattttacccttttgttttaaaatcaaatttcagcacctctctctctcctcttccttaTTCACTCCAGCGATGACGACTCCCTCTTCTCTCTATTGACGATACGAcgccctctctttctcctatTTCTTCTTCGCTCAATCAATGACGACGACACCcgctctctctcctcttccttaTTAGTCTCCATCAACAaaccctctctctcatcttcctTTTTTCACGCAAAGCTCTGTTTTTCATCTGGTGAGGTATGTGTTTTCTAGATCAGAttcttatttcaattttgtacATCTGTTAGGCCAACCTATATGGATCTAACAATAGATCcgttatttcaattttctagATCAGATTCTTCTCAAGCGAAGTTTCTGTATCTATTGatttattaagactatatgCATCTAACAATTCGTTTGGTCAGCCTTGTCATTAGTGTGGGGTGAAATAATTTGGCTTTAATTCACATTTATAAATAAGTTTTGAACTCTGCTTGATTGCCTGAATGGAAGGTTTGGACATACATCCTTAATTCTtgatcatttttcattttcattagtCTAACGTTCTAATATTGGTCTCATAGAACTTTTGAGATTGAAGAGATTGCAAATTGTAACAATGTAGTTGGTAGGAATTAAGCTATTTTTTTAGGTGAAAAACTATTGTTCCATGTTCTAAATTTTCCTCTTAGAAAAGCATTAGTCTGATTACATAGAATACTATTTAAAGATCCCAATTACATCACTGCATGAAAATTCCTCCTTGAGAGTGCCCTCTACACTTGTGTAACGGAAATATTGAActaatattaaattattagttcAACATTAGGCATTATTCTTTGCTCCATCAAGCTGCTTATTTGATTTGTCATACAATGTTGTTTCATTCCTTTGCTTTGTGTATGACATGTTAGGTTGGCTCCTATCATTCATCTTCGTTATTGGTGGCTTCTAGACCTCCAACCCCTGGTGTTCTTAGTCGAGGGATTGGTCTAGAAGGTCTTTCTAGTGTGTTGGCTGGTCTATGGGGTACTGGAACAGGCTCCATAAGTTTAACTGAAAATGTGCACACACTAGCTGCCACTAAGATGGGAAGCCGTAGAGCTGTTGAATGGGCGCATGCGTTTTGATTGTCTTATCCCTTGTCGGTAAGTGTTTGTTAAGCTTGTGTTTTTAATTGCAACAATGAGTCAATAACAACATAAATATGGTATCTTCTATCATTTTTAGTGCATGCTTTGATCATTTTGTTATAGCATGCTACTACTAGTATTGATACAAGTATCTGTACGATTACTATTTCGACATTAGTTTCTTTTATGGTTGGGCATACTATAATTTTAGTTTGAATATCTAAAATGGCAAGTTTATGCATTTGGTTCTGGTTATTTGAAGATTGCAATTGCTCAGATTATTTCTTTGTGGCTTGGGTAATATATGCTCCGCAATCttctttattcaatttttgggATTACCATTTGCTTATTCTCCAGTTATTTGGCCTTCACTGGTTCTTGTGAAATTTAATTGTTTACATATGTTGTTTCTCTACTGCTGAAAAATATGCATAAGGTTTGCCTATTCATTTTAAGAAGAGTTGGAGGCATATGATGGTTGGGGATTGTGATTTCCATGAAATACTACTCTCCGAGCATTTTTTGATGAACtatttctcttgtttttttgttttatttttcttcctgaAGTATACAATAATGCACATGGGGTGGAAAAGAATGAGGACCCTCAGTGGTTAgttttgctctttccttggccttcaacctcaccaactgtagtgcaatttttttataagaacACTGTAGTTTCTTGttccatattttgattttagaataatttttccAAGTCTATGGGAATGCTACAATTGCTCATCGACTTAAATATGTTTTaaacttagttttagtactttgatcatggctttgcattttggtttctttttacatttgagcttctttttttttttcataaactgcattgcagtttctattGCAATTTTTTATCAGAAACTGCGGTGCAGTTTTCTGTTCCATATTTCGATTTTGCAAGTCTATGGGAATGTTACAACCACTCATCgacttaaatgtgttttgaacttAGTTTTATTGATCATGGCTTTaacttttggtttctttgcaaATTTGAGCAGATGTTTTGTCATAAAATGCACTGCAGTTTTCGtttgttgtaatttttgataggaaactgcattgcaattTCCTGTTCCATATTTcgattttaaataatttttccaaGTCTATGTGAATGTTACAATTACTTATCTACTTGTATGTGTTTtgaacttagttttagtactttgatcatgACTTtgtcttttggtttcttttcacatttgagctctttttttttattataaactGAACTACAGTTTCCGTTAGTTGCAGTTTTTGAtaagaaactgcattgcaattTCCTATtccatatttcaattttagaataaatttttcaaGTCTATGGGAATGCTACAACTGCTCATTGACTTAAATATGTTTTaaacttagttttagtactttgatcatgactttgccttttgttttctttgcaaAGTTGAGCAGATGTTTTGtcataaactgcactgcagtttccatttattgcagtttttgatcagaaactgcactgcagtttcttgtttcataattcaatttgaGAATAATTTTTGCAAGTCTATGGGATTATTACAACTGCTCGTCTATTTATAAATGTTTtgaacttagttttagtactttgatcatgaatttgcctttttgatttcttttcacatttgagcagattttttttttcataaactgcaCTTGTAGTTTCTGTTTGTTGCAGTTCTTTTAtcagaaactgcagtgcaaTTTCCTGTTccaattttgtttgttgtatcCTGTTCTAAGATTATATAACaatcaacaattttttttttttgtagttggttttttgtttgtttttttttttttaacataattgatatctacattgtatttttgttgcagtttctatttttatttgcaatttttgtgtaaataagtgttgaaatgatttttttaatttaaaaaaactgttaattgttatataaatattgtatcaAGGTTCGAGTCCCTTTAATGAcataaaatctttttttttaaaggtgaaTAAAGGGCAACGGAGTTGGTCCCCTACAGGCGGTGGTGCCCGGCTGTGGCGGGTGCCCGGCGGTGGTGGCCGGCGACAGGTGACCGGCATTGGCTGACGTCGACGGTGACCAGGGGTGATGACCGGTGGTCGGCAATGATGACCGGCGACCGATGGccggcggtggtggtggctAGATATGGACATGTGGCATAGTATGCATGTCTTAGAATGAGTGgcattgtgtgtaattttgatattttttaatgatatttttgtaaaattaggtACTATATTTGGTCTTTGGTCTTATGCtaattagatgaaattgtattcctatcttccaaattagtaaactatattatgttttaaaactaaagctcCTTTATTGATATCAGTAAACATTAAATACAAACCAtgtaaatttttattgaaactttggaggacgtttatttagtcaattatccattagtttatcacaataaattggaaggaaatgtattgtatgatgagtttaacttatttaagttgattatatagcgagctgacaaacaccgggagtgtagaaaatatgtagtaattaatgaaagaaggtTAAACatacaataattatttatttataatgatttagtacaatattttacactttatacattgcatggtaaaaTACAtaagtgacttagtaccacatagagttcctatgaggTTCAAATATTTCATTGTCTTTATCATCTcaatattattgatattatcaCGATATTTTGGCCAAATGTTGTTGAAGCGTGTgagaaattatcgacatcaatattttcgatattatcATCGATATTATCAATGATTATACGATATGTATATGGATATGTTCCAAAATATCCTAGACCCAAAAATAGGATAATATCGGcgatattatcaatattttagTCTTTGGTCAAGATCACGacctattattttttttattttatacaaacgaAGGACATTGACAAAATAAGATCCGAACACAAGACATCAACTAAAGGTTCCTTGCACGACTTATTGCTTACTTAATCTTTGAAAAGACCGATGATCATACTGTTATATGTAGAGTAGTTAGCCTAACACGCTTGGCCTATGTCTAACCCTTATGTATTTTGTATCATTTGCTctaaataatataattcactttgattattaaaaataatagggTTATTAGTTCTATTAGTCCCTAAACTTTGAACCGATTTGCATTTTGGtccttcaattttcaaaattgttcCCGTGGTCTTTTAACTTCACTTTCGTTAAGACAAGTCATGCTATCaatttgttatcttttatgtTAATTGCAGGGgcaaatggtatttttgtattaaattgattaaaatatgaataaaaaaattaaaattaaactctccCCTCTCCATCTTTCCCGATTTCTACTCCCCcccaaaacttgatttttttttttttttggttctttatttgattttcttttgttgttattttaaagatatgatttttattcattttttgttttaatacaaaaataccattttgtccttgcatttaacaaaaaaagttaataaaatgggttaatcgttttattaatCCCTGAATTTAGACCCAATTtacatttgagtacctcaatttctaAAATGATTCCCGTtgtcctttaactttagtttcgttaggacaaatggtcaagccgtcaattttgttaactagtctgttaaatgcaagggcaaaatggtatttttgtatcaaaattgattaaaattaaactctctctctctctccccctctatcCCAATTTCTACTccccaaaacttttttttttgttggttttttatttgattttcttttatttttattttaaagatatgattttttttattcattttttttgttttaatataaaaatatcattttgcccctgcatttaacagaaaaagttaacaaaattgacggcatgACCATTTATCCAAATGAAACTAAAGTTAAGGGACCACGGGAatcattttggaaattaaggTACTCAAATACAAATCGGGTCAAAATTCAAggactaataaaatgattaacccaaataaaattgatgggatgaccatttgtcctaacaaAAGTGAAGTTAAAAGACCACGTGAACGATTTTGGAAATTTATGAACCAATCGAGAGTTCAAGATTAATAGAACAAATAATAAGTTATTAGCCCTTGGTCAAGTAATATTATCCCTCTTCTCAATGTTGAAATTTAagattatattaaatttaggAATTCAAACTTTCTATTTTTACTTTCTATGCATATgtttaaaatacaaataagtGATACTTAACACTAATGcattgagaagaagaaacaatattaatgttcttttttttttttcctggattttttttttctaacttCATTTGACATAATTAATATGTATTTTGTAAATGTCATCACATGGTAGTCCTTGATAATAAAATTTCTTctctcattttttattttataaaataatattctaaactactctaaaCTTTTCATGTTTCTTTCATGTCTTTATATTATGAAGTAGTGGAGCATGTAGATGCTTTGGATTCAGTCTTCCACATCGTATTGTGATTTAATTTTGTACCCGTAGTATTATTTGAGCTGAGCTTGAGAACCTTGGTATTAAATTTGGCGCATTTACAATCCTGATTGTTGATAATGTCTTTAATAGCAAATAGTCTCAAATAGTCTCGATATAATATAAACTAGCCTCTCTgtacgcgcttccgcgcttgcgagaggctttttttttaagaaattttaaatttattttagaattaaaaaagataatggatagttgtgttccataaaaataggatccattatctgaattttcttttaattttaatttttttaatacgaaaaattgtgaatttaccatattatcctcatttaattaataatttcaattcttaatgtttgcattagaccaagggcattttctggtattttgaatgttcaCCATAANNNNNNNNNNNNNNNNNNNNNNNNNNNNNNNNNNNNNNNNNNNNNNNNNNNNNNNNNNNNNNNNNNNNNNNNNNNNNNNNNNNNNNNNNNNNNNNNNNNNattaattaaatgaggataatatggtaaattcataatttttagtattaaaaaaattaaaattaaaagaaaattcagataatggatcctatttttatggaacacaaatatccattatcttttttaattctaaaataaatttaaattttttttaaaaaaaaacctctcgcatgcgcggaagcgcgtgcagagaggctagtatagaTAAAGTGTCAATATTATGTTGATATTATTGATCATATTACATATAATACATAAAATAGGTTCAAATTCAATTGCAACGAGAGAGAGACACTATACTTTAATTAACTTACATAACTGACATTTGTTATAATAATGGCGATATTTGATAACTTCGTTACAATAATATTTACATTTCAGAGAATTTCCCGAACAAATAACTCATGGAGAAGGTGTAGAGCCCACATAAGAAGCGCGTGGGGGAGGAAAACACTAAATTTCTGGGGGCAAGCAAGAGGTAGCAGGAGAGGGAAAGGAAGATCTCAGTGATGAATCATGATGATTACGTATTAAATGCATGGATTTGGTGATTGTCCTTTTTGGTTGCCTGTCTCTACACTCTTCACTCTCCACTCTCCTACTCTCTACTCTCTGATTAGTCGCCGATTCAATTCAGGCCGAATGTTTCCCATGAGACTTACAGACACTCCACTACTTTCTCCGGTCTACATCTTTCTCTGACAAAACTGATCAGTTTGTTTTttcatcattatcatccaacGGCTCTCATTAACCTTCCATTGTAAGTTACAATCAGAACCCATGCTTAATTATTGTTTATCTATCTCTcattcacccaaaaaaaacttacatttTACAGCATTTTCaaggaaaatatcaaatatcaaacattaaatttaaatatgatGACTaatgtgacaatttgacatttacataattttacatttcacttgatatgtcaaattaaactattattttattacattttagtgttgatttaaattggaaataaattgaaaagagaaataaggaaaaaatttGTAACTATCAAATCAttcaagatgaagaagaaaaaaaataaaaaaggaaaataataaatcaaacaactaactatatttaaaaattgataaaatattCATTCGACATCTTGCTTTTAGAATATCAAAAGTAACAACTGAACGTCTAGCCTTTATTCCACATTAGCTTTAACAATTCAATTAGagtgatgtgagatgttatttctagCCGTTAAATATCTATATTGCACTTTTGACATATtagttggagatgctctaatgGGGAtagcactattttgctatctcTGGCCAATGACATGTGGAAAAGTTATCCTATGTATCATTGCGTTATTGATCGAGAATAGCAAAAAATGATATCCCAAAGTTTCTCTCCTCATTtaccccaaaataaaaaagcaataTTAATAACCTGCTGTTTGAGCTGGTAACTTAGCCCATAGGGCTTATTTACACTACTATTTGTCTAGACAACAAAAATGACTTTGAAGCAATTTGATAACTTTGAATTGCTTAACCAAACCAGTATCTTCCGAATCTATGATGAATGAAAACAATGGACTTGTAGTACTATTTACATCAAATTCATCCGTATATTCTgagagaaatgaaatgatttGTGGCATATAATGCTTCTGGGATTTCGAAGTGAAATTTGTTtacaaaatttggaaattggagACGGCTAAGTTTAATTCGTTTCCTTCGTAGAGCTCACTGCATTAGTTCCCACTTTTATGGATTCGTCCTTTACATTTGAGGGGTTTGGGCAACTCAATTACCATCTGAGACTTGCTTCAAAGCAGTATCAGTGGAGACATTGCTTGATGCAATCTCCTTGGTAGAACCCACTGCATTGGTTCCTTCTTTTGTTGATCCATCCTTTGAATCTGATGGTTTTGGCGGCTCACCGGCGTTACCGTTTGAAACTTCCTTGAAAGCAGTATGAGTAGTGATGGTATCTTGAACACCAGATCCTGTATTGCTTGATGCAATGTCCTTGGTAGAACCCACTACAATAGTTCCTACTTTTGTCGATCCATCCTTCAAATCCGATGGTTTTGGCGGCTCATCAACATTTGTCATAGTACCTGGAACACCAGATTTTGTATTGCTTGATCCAATCTCCTTGGGTGAACCTGCAGTACTAGTTCCTACTTTTGTTGATCcatcatttaaatttgagGGTTTTGGGACTTTTGGCACCTCGCTAACATTACCTTCTGACACTTGCTTCAAAGCAGCATCAGTAGTGATTGTTTCTTGAGCACCGGATCCTGTATTGTTTGATGCAGTCTCCATGGTAGAGCCCACTGCACTGGTTCCTACTTTTGTTGATCCATCCTTTGAATCTGATGGTTTTGGTATCTCACCAACATTACCATTTGAGTCTTGTTTCAAAGCAGTATTAGTGATATTTTCAGGAACACCAGATTCTGTATTGCTTGATGCAATGTCCTTGGTAGAACCCACTGCATTAGTCCCAACTGTTGCAGCAGATGCATCCTTTGAACTTGATGGTTTTCGAAGCTCACTCACATTACTTTCTGAGACTTGGTTCAAAGCAGTATGAGTAGTGATAGTTTCTTGAACACCAGATTCTGTATTTCTTAATGCAATCTCGTTGCTAGAACCCACTGCATTAATCCCTACTTTTGTCAATTCATCCTTTGAATTTGATGGGTTTGGTAGCTCGCGTAGATTACCTTCTGGGACTTGCTTCAAATCCGTATGAATAGAGATAGTTTCTTGAACACCAGATCCTGCATTGGTTGAAGCAACCTCCTCGGTAGAACTCACTGCATTGCTTCCAACTTTTGTCGATTCGTCCTTTGAATCCAGGGGTTTTGATAGCTCACCACCAACATTGCCTTCTGAGATTTGTTTCAGGGATCCAACTTTTTGATCTGACAGTTTTGGTAGCTCACAAAGATCACCTTCTGAGACTTGTTTCGAAGAAGTATGAGTAGTTATAGCATCCTGAACACCAGATCCTGCACTGCTTGATGCAACCTCCTTGGTAGAACCCACTTCATTGGTTCCTACTTTTGCCGATCCATCTTTTGAATCTGACGGTTTTGGTAGCTCACCAAGATTACTTTCTGAGACTTGTTTCAAAGCAGATTGAGTAGTGACAGTATCTTGAACACCAGATCCTACATTGTCTGATGAAATCTCCTTGGAAGCTGCACTAGTTCCTAGATTTTCAGATCCATCTTTTGAGTTTGATGGTTTTGGCAGCTCACTAACATTACCATATGAGACTTGCTTCAAAGCTGTATCAATAGTGCCAGTTTCTTGAACACCAGATCCTGCATTGCTTGATGTAACCTCCTTGGTAGAACCTACTGCACTAGTTCCTACTTTTGTCTGTCCATCCTTTGAATCTGATGGTTTTGGTAGCCCACCAACATTACCTTCTGAGACTTGTTTCAAAGCGGTATGAGCAGTGATGGTTTCATCAGCACTAGATCCTGTATTGTTTGATGCAATCTCCTTGGTAGAACCCACTGCATTAGGTCCTATTTTTTCAGATCCATCCTTTGAATTCGATGGTGTTGGCAACTCACCAACATTTCTGTCTGAGACTTGCTTCGAACCGGAATGAGTAGTGATAGTTTCTTGAACTCCATATTCTGCATTGCTTGATGCAACCTCCTCAGTGGAACCCGCAGCATTAGTTTCTATTTTTGTCAATCCATCTTTTGAATCGGATGGTTTTGGTAGCTCACCAGCATTGCCTTCTGAGACTTGTTTCAAAGCAGGATCAGTAGTGACAGATTGATGAACACTAGATCTTGTAATGGTTGATGCAATTTCCTTGGTAGGATCCACCGCACTAATTCCTACTTTTTTGGATTCGTCCTTTGAATTTGCTGGTTTTGACAGCCCACCAGCATTACTTTCTGAGACTTGCTTCGAACCCGAATGAGTAGTGATAGTTTCTTGAACTCCAGATTCTGCATTGCTTGATGCAACCACCTTGGTGGAACCCACAACattagtttctgtttttgctgATTCATCTTTTGAATCTGATGGTTTTGGTAGCTCAGCAGCATTTCCTTTTGAGACTTGCTTCAAAGCTGTATGAGTAGTGATAGTTCCTTGAACACCAGATCCTGCATTGCTTGATGCAACCTCCTTGGTAGAACCCACAGCATTAGTTTCTATTTTGGTCGATCCATCTTCTGAATCTGATTGTTTTGGTACCTCACCAAGATTACCTTCTGAGACTTGTTTCAAAGAAGTATAAGTGTTGATGGTTTCCTGAACATCTGATCCTGTACTTCTTGATGCAATCTCCTTGGAAGAACCCACTGCATTAGTTCCTACTTCTGCAAATCCATCCTTTGAGTTTGTTGGTTTTGGCAGCTCACCCACATTACCTTCTGAAACTTTCTTCACAGTAGGATCAATGGTGATAGTTTCTGGAGTACCAGATCCTGTACTGCTTGATGAAAGATGCTTCTTAGATTTCACTGCATTAGTTTCTACTTTTGCTGATCCATTCTTTGAATCTGATGGCTTTGGCAGTTCACCAACATTACCTTCTGAGACTTGCTTCATTGCAATATCACTAGTGATAGCTTCTTGAACACCAGACCCTGTAATATTTGATGCAGCCTCATTTTTGGAACCCACTGCAATAGTTTCCACTTTTTCTGATCCATCCTTTGAATTTGATTGCTTTGGCAGCTCACTAACATTACGTTCAGAGACTTCCTTCAGAGCAGATTGAGTAGTGGTAGTTTCTTGAGCACTAGACCCTGTATTGCTTGATGCAATCTCATTTGTAGTACCCACTGCATtagtttctaatttttttgaaccatCCTTTGAATCTGATGGTTTTGGAAGCTCGCCAACATTACCTTCTGAGACTTGCTTCAAAGCGTTATGAGTAGTGGTAGGTTTCTGAAAACCAGATTCGATAGTGCTTGATGCAATCTCCTTGCTTGAGGTGGGTTTAGAATTCATGTCCTGAACTTCACGGACTTCCAGTACATTCACATCCTGAATGGTGCTTGAATCCTTTTTGGGCTCTGGCAAGATGATAGCCGGTTCCTAAAATTTCAAAGAAGCCATAATTAAAATCTTATataattttctatataaacatacaaaaaaaaGTACCATTGTGACTTCAAATGGATGTCCATAGTCCCTAGCTAAATGGTTTAATCTAACCAGCAAAATTGGTTTGACTGGTACAagataaaagagaaaagatcATACCAAGAAGGTCAAAGAATATATTTATGCAGAGATGCAAAGATATCCAGAAAAATATACTTGTACTACGAATGCAACAGAATTAATAGTCTTAAAACACAAGTTTGCAA
Proteins encoded in this window:
- the LOC18768124 gene encoding uncharacterized protein LOC18768124: MELVVEMGVKIRKCVTIPIRTSYRSVCNHPFLVVMLLFLICLHRVFPYVFSLLVTASPVFVCSAVLLGTLLIFGQPNNLPEIEKEQKSSHDIASLRTGVSRDGVVVVERDGGFSFERFSGKTREIADSSEAEDYDGGSVAYVPLIDESLQHNQSERRAVEDMEREIDSKELESRRNIHKEKVRRQGMTRGVEAFEKQHSLVHKVRHENRERFRKGDHLEPSLNGSCDDDADDDEGSDTRSDSAESSSPDASMADILPILDELHPLLDLEAPHPALLSHDESDAAHLSHDESDAASNMSNDGSNETYEDVLNQRGEVEEYGGDEEEAQGGKDDESKSAIKWTEDDQKNVMDLRNLELERNQWLETLIARRRATKSFCLTAEKNLIDLDSSDNPFNVTPLSTTRHNPFDPSYDSSYESMGLPPIPGSAPSILLPRRNPFHLPYEPNEEKPDLKGDHFEQGFMTFHPKDTFFSRHESFSLGPSSFGDAKKERQDFKWRPVFVPEQLGSEGTSYSSLQRQSSDVSDSKLSSTADTESVSSAADMDDRKFSEQDFAKEAEVISNIYHAYDLVGHGSQSSEDVDSLEMERAGKREAQRDELEIKLGKVENLEPSLSGTGGSNPVEITNDIRSKPRPFKGDNSSRSSLSSVSEIDERFSDVRKGGTTSLEPRGDHAAEFGISPQPPLEESESQFTSVMMDDNQHKEPIYDSSPPESEKVLSFDSISSDMQVEISKLVPLPASAGMRDPVEQDSDLHGESREKGPSEVDVNLPKTLDVKAASSNSSYQNVPSKEKQPTEQEKDVSWSDKQRFDDHSALHEPAIILPEPKKDSSTIQDVNVLEVREVQDMNSKPTSSKEIASSTIESGFQKPTTTHNALKQVSEGNVGELPKPSDSKDGSKKLETNAVGTTNEIASSNTGSSAQETTTTQSALKEVSERNVSELPKQSNSKDGSEKVETIAVGSKNEAASNITGSGVQEAITSDIAMKQVSEGNVGELPKPSDSKNGSAKVETNAVKSKKHLSSSSTGSGTPETITIDPTVKKVSEGNVGELPKPTNSKDGFAEVGTNAVGSSKEIASRSTGSDVQETINTYTSLKQVSEGNLGEVPKQSDSEDGSTKIETNAVGSTKEVASSNAGSGVQGTITTHTALKQVSKGNAAELPKPSDSKDESAKTETNVVGSTKVVASSNAESGVQETITTHSGSKQVSESNAGGLSKPANSKDESKKVGISAVDPTKEIASTITRSSVHQSVTTDPALKQVSEGNAGELPKPSDSKDGLTKIETNAAGSTEEVASSNAEYGVQETITTHSGSKQVSDRNVGELPTPSNSKDGSEKIGPNAVGSTKEIASNNTGSSADETITAHTALKQVSEGNVGGLPKPSDSKDGQTKVGTSAVGSTKEVTSSNAGSGVQETGTIDTALKQVSYGNVSELPKPSNSKDGSENLGTSAASKEISSDNVGSGVQDTVTTQSALKQVSESNLGELPKPSDSKDGSAKVGTNEVGSTKEVASSSAGSGVQDAITTHTSSKQVSEGDLCELPKLSDQKVGSLKQISEGNVGGELSKPLDSKDESTKVGSNAVSSTEEVASTNAGSGVQETISIHTDLKQVPEGNLRELPNPSNSKDELTKVGINAVGSSNEIALRNTESGVQETITTHTALNQVSESNVSELRKPSSSKDASAATVGTNAVGSTKDIASSNTESGVPENITNTALKQDSNGNVGEIPKPSDSKDGSTKVGTSAVGSTMETASNNTGSGAQETITTDAALKQVSEGNVSEVPKVPKPSNLNDGSTKVGTSTAGSPKEIGSSNTKSGVPGTMTNVDEPPKPSDLKDGSTKVGTIVVGSTKDIASSNTGSGVQDTITTHTAFKEVSNGNAGEPPKPSDSKDGSTKEGTNAVGSTKEIASSNVSTDTALKQVSDGN
- the LOC18768094 gene encoding protein MEI2-like 5; this encodes MAVQITGGFQGLNPYAPEFFPNQNLFSLSGSIIPSYFYPQPPLVNPNQYSSFYFSYFHQTNTTTFDTNFTSSDTNYSFNPLFPTQSTQQAPLNFLQPSTEPTLTLPHEEHGLRGVQNQEAKTVSRSPRPRAVKGYYRNKKRCSFGHGGLGSSFNESRRGTYCKCEKEREVRPRLGFVNSYDKGFDNWKSNGMGNNWLGPNKVRSKQFSDVLPVVRGGDNTTVMIRNIPNKYNRDLLMAFLDTHCAMENKKYEKLGREGGGDNSTLISAYDFLYLPIDFQTGFNKGYAFVNFTSPEAVWKFYKAAHSQAWELFHSTKIRQIAYAKIQGKKGLVRHFETMGFPCESEDVLPLSFEPPRDGLRRQVLRTTVGKLIFRKEEKSQ